The Flavobacterium praedii genome window below encodes:
- a CDS encoding SusC/RagA family TonB-linked outer membrane protein, translated as MKTIYMKLLFLFLLLPFCAFSQNAVKGTVLDSGSGQPISGVNINIQGVPNGVSTGFDGKFQIPNVKQGDKIVFSFIGYRKEIVTFTNQKTLLVSLQSEANQLVEVKIQVGYGSVKRKDATGAVVALTAKEFNKGANVGTEDLFKGRVAGLAVNTTGAPGAKSEMRIRGGSSLFASNDPLVVIDGLPLDNNTNIGSSSFLASLNPSTVESIVVLKDASATAIYGSRASNGVIIITTKKGSKTLAVDYNVLYGAGKLVNTVDVFSADEYRALIVNEDKKNGTDYASKLGTANTDWQKEIYRSTGYVDQNLSVRGNLLNVIPTSLTLGNTNQQGLRLTNTFKRNTIGLVMNPAFFDNHLKLKLAANYADEKNRFTDAVEGTAISFDPTQPVTVDGAPYGGYFEYTTGINSAGKYTLNANAARNPVSQLLMTNDRGTNSRVFGNFEADYKFHFLPELRAVVNVGFDESNGERTRLVGEDAGSAPSNNNIPYGTNEFTKATKRNKLLDTYLTYNKNIKDFNLDLTTGYSYQKFQTNKFETGNILNPDLPSTFPETSIDTDVVLIGFFGRANINFKDKYLLTMSYRRDGSSRFEEENRWGNFPAAAFAWKMKEEFFKDNETLSDLKLRVSYGITGQQDIPDPNGYLEKYEVGGGNSQYYFGTTATPIALSSKRTKNLKWEETTVLNAGVDFGILNNRISGSVEAYSKVSKDLLVNAAISDGSNFSNRVYQNVGSFTTKGIELSLNAILLQSDSFNWNVNFTASKFERRIKDLVNNTNILLGDNISGTGTPGQIFSEGYTPYSFYVYKQLYDTAGKPIDGAFADINGDNIKNNSDKYIYHNPDPDATFGFASTMNFKHIDFSFNLRASVGNRVFNAEAAGNAQFDNLENGGVLSNVPTSILETGFQTTSNVLLSDLYVEDASFLKMDNITLGYTFTKWLNDKATLRMSTGVQNVLVITKYSGLDPEITNNGVDKTIYPRQRSILFGLNLKF; from the coding sequence GATAAAATCGTTTTTTCATTTATTGGATACAGAAAAGAAATTGTAACCTTCACAAATCAAAAAACACTGTTAGTTAGCCTTCAGTCAGAAGCAAATCAATTAGTTGAAGTGAAAATTCAAGTAGGATATGGATCAGTAAAAAGAAAAGATGCTACTGGAGCTGTTGTTGCACTGACTGCAAAGGAATTTAATAAAGGTGCCAATGTTGGAACCGAAGATTTATTTAAAGGGCGCGTAGCGGGTTTAGCTGTAAATACTACAGGAGCTCCTGGGGCTAAATCCGAAATGAGAATTAGAGGAGGAAGTTCTTTGTTTGCAAGTAATGACCCTCTTGTTGTTATTGATGGATTGCCCTTGGATAACAATACAAACATAGGATCGTCTTCTTTCTTAGCATCTTTAAATCCAAGTACTGTAGAATCTATTGTTGTTTTAAAAGATGCTTCTGCAACTGCTATTTATGGATCACGTGCTTCTAATGGAGTAATTATTATTACAACCAAAAAAGGAAGTAAAACTTTGGCGGTAGACTATAATGTTCTTTATGGGGCAGGTAAACTAGTCAATACTGTTGATGTTTTTAGTGCTGATGAATATCGTGCTCTTATTGTAAATGAGGATAAAAAAAATGGAACGGATTATGCTAGTAAATTAGGAACTGCTAATACCGATTGGCAAAAAGAAATTTATAGAAGTACTGGTTATGTAGATCAAAACTTATCGGTAAGAGGTAATCTTTTGAATGTTATTCCAACTAGTTTGACTTTAGGAAATACAAACCAACAAGGATTGAGATTAACCAATACTTTCAAAAGAAATACAATTGGTTTGGTTATGAATCCTGCTTTTTTTGATAATCATTTAAAATTAAAACTAGCAGCGAATTATGCTGACGAAAAAAATAGGTTTACTGATGCAGTTGAGGGAACAGCCATTAGTTTTGATCCAACACAACCTGTTACAGTTGATGGAGCTCCTTATGGCGGATACTTTGAATACACTACTGGAATTAATTCTGCTGGTAAATACACTTTGAATGCCAATGCAGCCAGAAATCCAGTTTCTCAATTGTTGATGACCAATGATAGAGGGACAAATAGTCGGGTTTTTGGTAATTTTGAAGCGGATTATAAGTTTCATTTCTTACCGGAGTTAAGAGCTGTTGTCAATGTTGGGTTTGACGAATCGAATGGAGAGCGAACACGATTAGTAGGAGAAGATGCTGGTTCTGCGCCATCAAATAATAACATTCCTTATGGTACTAATGAATTTACAAAAGCGACCAAAAGAAATAAATTATTAGATACTTATTTGACCTATAACAAAAATATTAAAGATTTTAATTTAGATCTTACTACAGGATATTCCTATCAAAAATTTCAAACAAATAAATTCGAAACGGGTAATATCTTAAATCCAGATTTGCCTTCGACTTTTCCTGAAACCTCAATTGATACAGATGTTGTTTTAATAGGCTTTTTTGGTAGAGCCAATATTAATTTTAAAGACAAATATTTATTGACAATGTCATATAGACGAGATGGTTCTTCTAGATTTGAAGAAGAAAATCGTTGGGGTAATTTTCCAGCAGCTGCTTTTGCATGGAAAATGAAAGAAGAATTTTTTAAAGATAACGAGACTTTATCGGACTTGAAATTAAGGGTGAGTTATGGTATCACAGGCCAACAAGACATACCAGATCCGAATGGTTATTTAGAAAAATATGAAGTTGGTGGTGGGAATTCCCAATATTATTTTGGTACTACAGCGACTCCAATCGCTTTGTCTAGCAAAAGAACAAAAAATTTAAAATGGGAAGAAACAACTGTTTTAAATGCAGGTGTTGATTTTGGAATTTTAAACAATCGTATATCTGGTTCTGTCGAAGCTTATTCTAAAGTGTCAAAAGATTTATTAGTAAATGCTGCTATTTCTGATGGTAGTAACTTTTCAAATCGTGTGTATCAAAATGTTGGATCTTTCACCACAAAAGGGATCGAGTTAAGTTTGAATGCCATTTTGTTGCAATCGGATAGTTTCAATTGGAATGTGAATTTTACAGCTTCAAAGTTTGAAAGACGAATTAAGGATTTAGTTAATAATACAAATATTCTATTAGGAGATAATATTTCTGGTACAGGAACTCCAGGTCAAATCTTTAGCGAAGGCTATACTCCTTACTCCTTTTATGTTTACAAACAATTGTACGATACAGCGGGTAAACCAATTGACGGTGCTTTTGCTGATATTAATGGAGATAACATAAAAAACAATTCGGATAAATACATTTATCATAATCCAGATCCAGATGCTACTTTCGGATTTGCTTCTACAATGAATTTCAAACATATCGATTTCTCTTTCAATTTAAGAGCTAGTGTTGGAAATAGAGTTTTTAATGCTGAAGCAGCGGGTAATGCTCAGTTTGATAACTTAGAAAACGGAGGAGTATTGAGTAATGTACCAACTTCTATACTAGAAACTGGTTTTCAAACTACTTCAAATGTTTTATTATCTGACCTTTATGTAGAAGATGCTTCTTTCTTAAAAATGGATAATATTACTTTGGGCTATACATTTACCAAGTGGTTAAATGATAAAGCTACGTTAAGAATGTCAACTGGTGTTCAAAATGTCCTTGTAATTACAAAATACAGCGGATTGGATCCTGAAATCACAAACAACGGAGTGGATAAAACAATTTACCCAAGACAACGCTCAATATTGTTTGGCCTTAACCTCAAATTTTAA
- a CDS encoding RagB/SusD family nutrient uptake outer membrane protein, translating into MKKYIFISILVFGTVLQSCTNDLNVVSKDDDVLSSEALYTSPKGYEKALAGVYGNLTLTGVIGPNNSSLEGVDAGTSQFTRCLLYLQDLTTDELVWSYEADEGTAELQRNIWTASNPIILGMYSRTMASVAYANEFLRQSTPEKLQSRGITDASKLADIALYRNEVRVLRAYAYYNMMDLFGKAPMYTENDPINFAGPEFNRKQLFDFVESELVTVLPSLKAARANIYGRIDQGMANMILAKIYLNAQVYIQADRYNDCVTKCNEIIAGGYSLKPNYLDNFKADNNTSEEIIFGIQSDGVVSQNWGATTVLTNGQIGAWENNGADFGIGGWSGALRIRKQFAQKFDGGKFNQDTRKTIGTGIQGDPSKQRTIDIADIGVKTQGYILSKYSNKTATGVKGSSSTYADTDFPLFRLADVYLMYAEATLRGGNGDVAQALTYVNDLRERANKTSTVGNITASNLTLDFIIDERARELHWEAHRRQDLIRFGKFTGGSYNWAWKGNASTGVSIPSHMNVFPVPVGSLGANHNLTQNTGY; encoded by the coding sequence ATGAAAAAATATATTTTTATATCCATTTTAGTATTTGGAACGGTACTTCAATCCTGTACGAATGATTTGAATGTTGTCTCTAAAGATGATGATGTATTATCCTCGGAGGCATTGTATACTTCACCAAAAGGTTACGAAAAAGCTTTAGCTGGAGTTTATGGTAATCTTACTTTGACGGGTGTTATTGGTCCGAACAATTCTTCGCTTGAAGGTGTAGATGCAGGAACGAGTCAATTTACCAGATGTTTATTGTATTTGCAAGATTTAACTACAGACGAACTAGTTTGGAGTTATGAAGCCGATGAAGGAACTGCTGAATTGCAAAGAAATATTTGGACAGCTTCTAATCCTATCATTTTAGGAATGTACAGTAGAACCATGGCTTCTGTGGCGTATGCCAACGAGTTTTTACGCCAAAGTACTCCAGAAAAACTGCAATCAAGAGGAATTACAGATGCTTCAAAACTAGCCGATATTGCACTTTATAGAAATGAAGTTCGTGTATTGCGTGCTTATGCGTATTACAACATGATGGATTTGTTTGGTAAAGCCCCTATGTATACCGAAAATGATCCAATCAATTTTGCAGGCCCAGAATTCAATAGAAAACAATTGTTTGATTTTGTTGAATCTGAATTGGTAACAGTACTTCCTAGTTTAAAAGCAGCTCGTGCCAATATTTATGGTAGAATAGATCAAGGAATGGCTAATATGATATTGGCTAAAATTTATTTGAATGCACAAGTGTACATTCAAGCGGATCGCTATAATGATTGTGTGACCAAGTGTAATGAAATTATTGCTGGAGGGTATTCTTTAAAACCAAATTACCTAGATAATTTCAAAGCAGATAACAATACTTCTGAAGAGATAATTTTCGGAATCCAATCAGATGGTGTAGTTTCTCAAAACTGGGGAGCAACAACAGTATTAACTAATGGTCAAATTGGTGCTTGGGAAAATAATGGTGCCGATTTTGGAATTGGTGGATGGAGTGGTGCACTTCGAATCAGAAAACAATTTGCACAAAAATTTGACGGAGGTAAATTCAATCAAGATACCCGCAAAACTATTGGTACTGGTATACAAGGTGATCCTTCTAAACAAAGAACAATTGATATTGCTGATATTGGTGTGAAAACACAAGGGTATATTTTATCTAAATATTCAAACAAAACAGCTACCGGAGTAAAAGGGAGTAGCTCTACTTATGCAGATACTGATTTTCCTTTATTCCGTTTGGCAGATGTGTATTTGATGTATGCTGAAGCAACTTTAAGAGGAGGTAATGGCGATGTAGCTCAGGCATTAACTTATGTAAATGATTTGAGAGAAAGAGCCAATAAAACTTCGACTGTAGGGAATATTACTGCATCAAATTTGACTCTTGATTTTATCATTGATGAAAGAGCCCGTGAATTGCATTGGGAAGCCCATAGAAGACAAGACTTAATCCGTTTTGGAAAATTTACTGGAGGGTCATACAATTGGGCTTGGAAAGGGAATGCTTCTACTGGAGTTTCAATTCCATCACACATGAATGTTTTCCCAGTACCTGTTGGATCATTGGGTGCCAATCATAATTTAACTCAAAATACAGGTTACTAA
- a CDS encoding SusE domain-containing protein, whose product MKNIFKHFIALALILGMWSCENEENFLILEPQAAAFSIITPDAGSSVIMNEATPNNTALTLTWEAVTYGTPTIVSYTIQFAKSNTEFAAPVNIATSTTTHASISVSELNSKALDLGLLPDVDGNLDIRIVSTVGTTGSEPKYSNPITIVVKPYQGVFPSKDLFLIGPGTSAEWDANKAVAPIFRDPADPAKQYYTGYFAAGGFKLLEQTGFWAPMYGANGDKVQYRATESDPDPGLFPTNAAGYYTFAIDIKALTYTIVPYTGSMKTYASVGIIGDAAPLDNWVTSVPMTKSTFDAHIWKITYTFTSAGKFKFLADTTWIGDSAGADIYVTAGKYDIWFNDIDNRYMFVPVL is encoded by the coding sequence ATGAAAAATATATTCAAACATTTTATAGCATTGGCCCTTATCTTAGGTATGTGGTCATGTGAAAACGAGGAAAATTTCTTGATCTTAGAGCCTCAAGCTGCTGCTTTTTCTATAATTACTCCAGATGCAGGTTCTTCTGTTATAATGAACGAAGCTACTCCAAACAATACTGCTTTGACATTGACTTGGGAGGCAGTAACGTATGGCACGCCAACTATCGTGAGTTATACCATTCAGTTTGCAAAAAGCAATACAGAATTTGCGGCTCCTGTGAATATAGCTACTTCTACAACAACACATGCATCGATAAGCGTTTCTGAATTAAATTCAAAAGCTCTAGATCTAGGTTTGCTTCCAGATGTTGATGGAAATCTTGACATTCGAATCGTATCAACTGTAGGAACAACAGGTTCTGAACCCAAATATTCTAACCCAATTACGATTGTAGTAAAACCATATCAAGGTGTTTTCCCTTCAAAAGATTTGTTCTTGATTGGACCTGGAACTTCTGCGGAATGGGATGCAAATAAAGCTGTTGCTCCAATTTTTAGAGATCCAGCTGATCCAGCTAAACAATATTATACAGGTTACTTTGCAGCTGGTGGGTTTAAATTGCTTGAGCAAACTGGTTTTTGGGCTCCAATGTATGGTGCAAATGGTGACAAAGTACAATACAGAGCAACTGAAAGTGATCCAGATCCAGGACTTTTTCCAACTAATGCGGCAGGTTATTATACTTTTGCAATTGACATAAAAGCATTAACATATACTATTGTTCCTTATACAGGATCAATGAAAACGTATGCTTCAGTTGGTATTATTGGAGACGCAGCACCATTGGATAATTGGGTGACTAGTGTTCCTATGACGAAGTCAACTTTTGATGCTCACATCTGGAAAATCACTTACACCTTTACATCCGCAGGGAAATTTAAATTTCTTGCCGACACTACTTGGATTGGTGATAGTGCTGGTGCCGATATTTATGTTACAGCAGGTAAATACGACATTTGGTTTAATGATATAGATAATAGATACATGTTTGTACCTGTTTTATAA
- a CDS encoding aldose epimerase family protein: MEIKHNSQIITPSEANLFGLMPDGTAIYAYELSNKNGMFLKVITFGATITELKMPLKNGELVDVVLGFDNLESYMQSFHLVSPPYMGATVGRFAGRIHNSTFCLNRQKFILNKNNNENALHGGIIGFSQKVWTVKNIHSGDNPAITLSYTSPAGEENYPGELAVELKYTLSEENELKIEYSAKTSEDTVVNLTHHSYFNLDGHSSNVADQELIINANRMLETSAENIPTGRFLQIENTAFDFLTAKKCPSVIDNTFVLDRKEEFAASLFNKKNNLKMTVYTDQPGVHIYVGGNCFNAIKGKENAHYQPLSGICFETQNYPDAPNNRHFPSAILKKDSVYAHNTTYKFQSI; this comes from the coding sequence ATGGAAATAAAACACAATTCACAAATTATAACTCCTTCTGAAGCCAATTTGTTTGGTTTAATGCCAGATGGTACAGCCATTTATGCTTACGAATTATCCAATAAAAACGGAATGTTTTTAAAGGTAATCACCTTCGGAGCTACGATAACCGAATTGAAAATGCCTTTGAAAAATGGCGAATTGGTTGATGTTGTTTTGGGGTTTGACAATTTAGAGTCTTACATGCAATCGTTTCATCTAGTAAGTCCGCCCTATATGGGCGCAACTGTTGGAAGATTCGCTGGTAGGATTCATAATAGTACTTTTTGTCTGAATAGACAAAAATTTATTTTGAATAAAAACAATAACGAAAACGCATTACATGGCGGTATTATTGGGTTTAGCCAAAAAGTTTGGACAGTCAAAAATATACATTCTGGTGATAATCCTGCTATAACTTTGAGTTACACTAGTCCAGCTGGAGAAGAGAATTACCCAGGAGAATTAGCAGTAGAACTTAAATATACGTTGTCCGAAGAAAATGAATTGAAGATTGAATATAGTGCCAAGACTTCAGAGGATACCGTTGTGAATTTAACCCATCACAGTTATTTTAATCTAGACGGGCATTCATCCAATGTGGCAGATCAGGAATTAATTATAAATGCGAATCGAATGTTGGAAACATCTGCTGAAAATATTCCAACTGGTAGGTTTTTACAAATTGAAAATACTGCTTTTGATTTTTTAACCGCCAAAAAATGTCCTTCAGTAATTGATAATACATTTGTTTTGGATCGAAAAGAAGAATTTGCCGCTTCTCTTTTTAATAAAAAAAATAATTTGAAAATGACCGTCTATACCGATCAACCTGGAGTTCATATTTATGTTGGTGGAAATTGTTTTAATGCAATTAAGGGTAAAGAAAACGCTCATTATCAACCTTTAAGCGGTATTTGTTTTGAAACTCAAAACTATCCAGATGCACCAAATAACAGGCATTTTCCCAGTGCAATTCTAAAAAAAGATTCAGTTTACGCTCATAATACCACTTATAAATTTCAATCCATTTAA
- a CDS encoding glycoside hydrolase family 53 protein: MKKILFSIGILLVLGFTYCTTNKTTQKPKENIFAKGADVGWLPQMEATGYKFYDTNGSQKDCLQLLKDRGMNTIRLRVWVNPSNDKASGHCSTTETVAMAIRAQNMGMRIMIDFHYSDSWADPSKQTKPLEWQNHTFSELLNDVYFHTRDVLKALKEVGITPEWVQIGNEIPGGMLWPEGSTDNFSQLAQLLNRGYEATKEIDSKIKVIVHLDEGNNSKKFRWFFDNAKANNVKYDVIGLSYYPYWIKSDYKATIADLANNLNDMAARYNKEVMIVEVGGDYTLEQNTHDMLVAVIKAVKAVPNNKGLGVIYWEPEGEKSWSGYQLSAWKADGKPSMALDAFKE; the protein is encoded by the coding sequence ATGAAAAAAATATTATTTTCAATAGGGATCCTTTTAGTTTTGGGTTTTACGTATTGTACTACTAATAAAACAACGCAAAAACCTAAAGAAAATATTTTTGCAAAAGGTGCTGATGTGGGTTGGTTGCCTCAAATGGAAGCTACGGGATACAAATTTTATGATACGAATGGATCCCAAAAAGATTGCTTGCAATTGTTGAAAGATCGTGGAATGAATACCATAAGATTACGAGTTTGGGTAAATCCATCAAATGATAAAGCAAGCGGTCATTGTAGCACAACAGAAACAGTAGCCATGGCTATTCGCGCGCAAAACATGGGAATGCGCATTATGATTGACTTTCATTATAGCGATTCATGGGCTGATCCAAGCAAACAAACCAAACCGTTGGAATGGCAAAATCATACTTTTTCAGAATTGTTAAACGATGTTTATTTCCACACAAGAGATGTTTTAAAAGCACTTAAGGAGGTTGGAATTACGCCAGAATGGGTACAAATCGGAAATGAAATCCCTGGTGGTATGTTATGGCCCGAAGGAAGTACGGACAACTTCAGTCAATTAGCACAATTACTCAATAGAGGATATGAAGCAACAAAGGAAATAGATTCCAAAATCAAAGTAATTGTTCACTTAGACGAAGGTAATAACAGCAAAAAATTTAGATGGTTTTTTGACAATGCGAAAGCTAATAATGTTAAGTATGATGTGATCGGATTGTCTTATTATCCCTATTGGATAAAAAGTGATTACAAAGCAACCATTGCAGATTTAGCAAATAATCTAAACGATATGGCTGCTCGATACAATAAAGAAGTAATGATTGTTGAGGTTGGTGGCGATTACACTTTGGAACAAAACACTCACGATATGTTGGTTGCCGTTATAAAAGCAGTAAAAGCAGTGCCAAATAACAAAGGTTTAGGCGTAATTTATTGGGAACCAGAAGGCGAAAAAAGCTGGAGCGGATATCAATTGAGTGCCTGGAAAGCTGATGGGAAACCTTCAATGGCTTTGGATGCGTTTAAAGAATAG
- a CDS encoding glycoside hydrolase family 53 protein yields the protein MKKILTLLSLFIVFAIQFACSSSDSSDAPVVVDPPVVVDDFIRAADISFLPEIESTGTILYNNGKAEDMLTTLKNAGCNTIRIRLWKNPTSGHSTFAEVKTLAARVKAAGLKVWLTVHYSDTWADPAAQTTPDEWKNLSFTDLKTAVATYTSTIITEINPDIIQIGNEINSGLLWPQGNLINQEAQCIALLSTASATIRSKAPKTKIMIHYAGVNASDTDWFFTKIKSVDYDYIGLSYYPIWHGKDLTVVKTTIDALGSKFSKKVIIAETAYPFTLDYNDWTNNIVGSDTQLVSGYSATPEGQKSYMLAIKSLLKSSKSGIGFSYWGGEWIAFKGNQAKDGSTFENQAFYDFTNKSLPVLAVFNLN from the coding sequence ATGAAAAAAATTCTAACCCTATTATCACTTTTTATAGTATTTGCAATTCAATTTGCTTGCTCTAGCAGCGATTCTTCCGATGCACCTGTAGTTGTGGATCCACCAGTTGTGGTAGATGATTTTATCAGAGCTGCCGATATTTCCTTTCTTCCTGAAATTGAAAGTACGGGAACAATTCTATACAATAATGGCAAAGCAGAAGACATGCTTACGACTTTAAAAAATGCAGGCTGTAATACGATTCGTATTCGTTTATGGAAAAACCCAACAAGCGGGCATTCTACTTTTGCCGAAGTGAAAACGCTTGCAGCAAGAGTAAAAGCAGCCGGTTTAAAAGTATGGCTTACTGTTCATTATTCTGATACTTGGGCAGATCCAGCGGCTCAAACGACTCCAGATGAGTGGAAAAATTTATCTTTTACCGATTTGAAAACGGCTGTTGCTACTTATACCTCTACAATTATAACAGAAATTAATCCGGATATTATTCAGATCGGAAACGAAATAAATAGCGGTTTACTGTGGCCTCAAGGAAATTTGATCAATCAAGAAGCGCAATGTATTGCTTTGTTATCTACCGCAAGTGCTACCATTCGAAGCAAAGCACCAAAAACAAAAATCATGATTCATTATGCAGGTGTAAATGCATCAGATACGGATTGGTTTTTTACCAAAATAAAAAGTGTTGATTATGATTATATCGGTCTTTCGTATTATCCAATTTGGCACGGTAAAGATTTGACAGTAGTAAAAACTACTATCGATGCTTTAGGAAGTAAGTTCAGCAAGAAAGTAATCATTGCAGAAACAGCTTATCCTTTTACATTAGACTATAATGATTGGACAAATAATATAGTTGGATCAGATACCCAATTGGTTTCGGGTTATTCGGCAACTCCTGAAGGACAAAAAAGTTATATGTTGGCTATCAAAAGTTTGTTGAAAAGTTCTAAAAGTGGTATCGGATTCTCCTATTGGGGAGGTGAGTGGATCGCTTTCAAAGGAAATCAAGCCAAAGATGGTTCTACTTTTGAAAATCAAGCTTTCTATGATTTTACGAATAAATCACTACCTGTTTTAGCAGTTTTCAATCTAAACTAA